One Desulfobulbaceae bacterium genomic window carries:
- a CDS encoding sigma 54-interacting transcriptional regulator, whose amino-acid sequence MQKTNAKEFATLNCLYEITKVLASSTDLQDCLKRSLLILSAYSDLKNGTVTIVNPVSGQIEIEVAQGMTAEARKRGVYNLGEGITGRVVATGAPIIVPQVSEEPLFLNRTRTRGTIAKGLSFLCVPIKHGKNTIGSLSTDCSYREGANYEDEIRFLTILSGLFAQTVTRIQAVNKEKESLLHENIHLKQQLSEKYGIETIISKSSRMLEVLEMTNRVADSNATVLLRGESGTGKTLIAKAIHYNSRRAKAPFIAVNCSALPETLLESELFGYEKGAFTGANQLKKGRFEAAEGGTLFLDEIGELSLSIQVKLLNVVQDKEFQRLGSTKLRQCNVRLVTATNRDLEKAVEEGAFREDFYYRLNVFPIYIPPLRDRRTDILLLADYFLQKYNEENKKNIKRISTAAIDLLIQYHWPGNVRELQNCMERALLICDDDAIKSYHLPPTLQSAETVSTNKNPLSFTVAVENFERELIIDALKRFKGNQTKAAEFLDSSLRIINYKINKFAIDTTSFKAKAQ is encoded by the coding sequence ATGCAAAAAACAAACGCTAAAGAGTTCGCCACCTTAAACTGCCTGTATGAGATCACTAAAGTTCTTGCTTCTTCTACCGACCTGCAGGACTGCTTGAAACGATCTTTACTCATTCTTTCTGCCTATTCAGACCTTAAGAACGGCACAGTCACCATCGTCAACCCGGTCTCCGGGCAGATCGAGATTGAAGTGGCTCAGGGCATGACAGCTGAAGCCAGGAAACGTGGCGTATATAACCTCGGTGAAGGCATCACTGGCCGAGTTGTTGCCACCGGTGCACCAATTATAGTACCTCAGGTCAGCGAAGAGCCGCTCTTTCTCAATCGAACCAGAACTCGCGGCACAATCGCCAAGGGCCTCTCCTTTTTATGTGTACCGATCAAACATGGCAAAAACACCATCGGCTCACTAAGCACCGACTGCAGCTACCGGGAGGGCGCTAATTATGAAGATGAGATTCGCTTTCTCACTATATTAAGCGGCCTCTTCGCCCAAACTGTTACCCGTATTCAGGCGGTTAACAAAGAAAAAGAGTCTCTCCTGCACGAAAACATCCATCTCAAACAACAACTTTCCGAAAAATACGGGATAGAGACTATTATTTCCAAAAGCAGCAGGATGCTGGAAGTTCTGGAGATGACCAACAGGGTTGCCGACTCCAACGCTACTGTTCTGCTGCGTGGCGAGTCAGGTACAGGAAAGACCTTAATAGCAAAGGCAATTCATTATAACAGTCGGCGTGCCAAAGCCCCATTCATCGCCGTCAACTGCTCGGCCTTACCGGAAACACTTCTCGAGAGTGAGCTTTTTGGCTATGAGAAAGGTGCTTTTACCGGGGCAAACCAACTCAAAAAAGGCCGCTTCGAAGCTGCCGAAGGCGGCACTCTCTTTCTTGACGAGATTGGAGAGCTCTCTCTGAGCATTCAGGTGAAACTGCTTAATGTGGTTCAAGACAAGGAGTTTCAGCGCCTTGGCAGTACCAAATTGCGCCAATGTAACGTCCGGTTAGTAACCGCCACCAATAGAGATTTAGAAAAAGCTGTCGAAGAGGGCGCCTTTCGCGAGGATTTTTACTACCGACTTAACGTTTTCCCAATTTATATCCCACCACTTCGTGACCGCCGCACAGACATTCTGCTGCTTGCCGACTATTTTTTGCAAAAATACAACGAGGAGAACAAGAAGAACATTAAACGAATTTCAACTGCCGCTATTGATCTTTTAATCCAGTACCACTGGCCTGGCAACGTTCGCGAACTACAGAACTGCATGGAACGAGCCCTGCTGATCTGTGATGATGATGCGATTAAAAGCTATCACCTGCCTCCCACATTACAAAGCGCCGAAACAGTCAGCACCAATAAAAACCCGCTCTCATTTACTGTGGCAGTCGAGAACTTTGAACGCGAGCTCATCATCGATGCACTCAAACGCTTTAAAGGCAACCAGACCAAGGCTGCGGAGTTTCTTGACTCAAGCCTGCGCATCATCAACTACAAAATCAACAAATTTGCAATTGATACCACAAGTTTCAAGGCGAAAGCACAGTGA
- a CDS encoding GDSL family lipase, translating into MTTLHFIGDSLIEYFDWQYRFSTCKVINSGCAGETVSELCRRTDSLIRLSPQPDWVIIMIGTNNLAMQDFSFMPDYEKIIDTFQTHTPSSKILVHGLFPFKLPGLAENAIPSVNTMIKTLAKNKRLKYLDGCCIFTKYNKNVRYFLEDGVHISDHGYSIWSDAIAELIL; encoded by the coding sequence ATGACAACACTGCATTTTATAGGCGACTCACTGATCGAATATTTTGATTGGCAGTATCGATTTTCAACCTGCAAAGTAATTAACTCTGGTTGTGCCGGTGAAACCGTCTCAGAGCTTTGCCGGCGCACCGACAGCCTGATTAGACTCAGTCCTCAACCAGACTGGGTGATTATAATGATCGGCACTAATAACCTTGCCATGCAGGACTTTTCGTTTATGCCTGATTATGAAAAAATAATTGATACTTTTCAAACACATACACCATCTTCAAAAATACTAGTCCACGGGCTTTTCCCCTTTAAGCTCCCCGGGCTTGCTGAAAATGCGATACCATCAGTCAATACAATGATTAAAACTCTGGCGAAAAATAAGCGCCTGAAATATCTGGATGGCTGTTGTATTTTCACAAAATACAACAAAAATGTACGGTATTTTCTTGAAGATGGTGTACATATCAGTGATCATGGCTATTCTATCTGGTCAGATGCCATCGCAGAATTGATTCTCTAA
- a CDS encoding epoxyqueuosine reductase QueH, whose amino-acid sequence MTIFLHVCCGPCAVYPLQALRDTGHSVSGLFYNPNIHPFQEFKRRLNALEVFGQKTHFDVDYDRNYGLQGFLREVVFNETKRCQLCYAMRLKVTAQKAIEAKAEAFSTTLLYSRYQNHEQIKKICENIAETTGIPFYYEDFREGWQEGVDRSIEMELYRQPYCGCIYSEQERYDKSLRRKKS is encoded by the coding sequence GTGACTATTTTCCTGCACGTTTGTTGCGGCCCCTGCGCGGTTTACCCCCTTCAAGCTCTTCGCGATACTGGCCACAGCGTCTCCGGCCTGTTCTACAACCCGAATATACACCCCTTTCAAGAGTTCAAGCGTCGTCTTAACGCCTTAGAGGTGTTCGGCCAGAAAACGCATTTTGACGTGGACTATGACCGCAACTATGGTTTGCAAGGTTTTCTCAGGGAAGTAGTCTTTAACGAAACTAAACGCTGCCAACTCTGCTACGCCATGCGCCTGAAGGTAACCGCTCAGAAAGCCATAGAAGCCAAAGCCGAGGCCTTTTCAACCACACTTCTCTACAGTCGTTACCAAAACCATGAGCAGATCAAAAAAATCTGCGAGAACATCGCTGAAACAACTGGAATACCGTTTTATTACGAAGACTTTCGCGAAGGCTGGCAGGAGGGAGTTGACAGATCGATTGAGATGGAACTCTACCGCCAACCCTATTGCGGCTGTATCTACAGCGAGCAGGAACGCTACGATAAAAGTTTACGAAGGAAAAAAAGCTGA
- a CDS encoding outer membrane protein assembly factor BamD — protein sequence MKNRLSQITTVVLLVLVVCLPGCVMLDSFFSFLGFGGGASAPDTPDSLAMQAMDDYSRASYTDALETFEEIKERYPFSQHSLLAELKAADCQYYLGDYAEAIASYGEFEVNHPTNEAIPYVLFQIAMSSYKQIDSIDRDPGAAIDSITAFLKLLTAYPDSPYTVEANARVLAARNFLANHEFYVASFYVRTNELPMAEARFRYLLANYPETTAASKAEEIIVAIDAGNPPKRTWRDWVPDISLPDWHTFTSISPGKGTSETPQ from the coding sequence ATGAAAAACAGACTCTCACAAATAACCACTGTTGTTTTACTTGTCCTGGTCGTATGTCTGCCAGGCTGTGTAATGCTTGACAGCTTTTTTTCTTTTTTGGGCTTTGGCGGCGGTGCTTCGGCACCGGATACACCAGACAGTCTGGCTATGCAGGCGATGGACGACTATAGTCGGGCCAGTTACACCGATGCCCTGGAGACATTTGAAGAGATTAAAGAACGCTATCCTTTCAGTCAGCACAGTCTTTTGGCAGAACTCAAAGCCGCTGACTGCCAGTACTATCTTGGAGATTACGCCGAGGCGATTGCCTCGTATGGTGAGTTTGAGGTAAATCATCCCACCAACGAAGCTATTCCCTATGTTTTATTCCAGATTGCCATGAGTTCGTATAAACAAATTGACAGCATTGACAGGGATCCCGGTGCGGCAATAGATTCGATCACGGCATTTTTGAAACTGCTCACAGCGTACCCGGATTCGCCTTATACTGTTGAGGCCAATGCCCGTGTGCTGGCGGCGAGAAATTTTCTGGCGAACCATGAGTTCTATGTGGCATCATTTTATGTCAGGACAAATGAGTTGCCAATGGCCGAAGCCCGGTTCCGCTATCTTCTGGCAAACTATCCGGAAACAACAGCAGCGTCTAAAGCCGAAGAGATAATTGTGGCGATTGATGCTGGCAATCCACCCAAACGAACCTGGAGAGACTGGGTCCCTGATATTTCTCTGCCAGACTGGCATACCTTTACTTCGATCTCTCCGGGCAAAGGTACCTCCGAAACGCCTCAGTAG